A window of Drosophila subobscura isolate 14011-0131.10 chromosome E, UCBerk_Dsub_1.0, whole genome shotgun sequence contains these coding sequences:
- the LOC117892026 gene encoding longitudinals lacking protein, isoforms H/M/V isoform X9, with translation MDDDQQFCLRWNNHQSTLISVFDTLLENETLVDCTLAAEGKFLKAHKVVLSACSPYFATLLQEQYDKHPIFILKDVKYQELRAMMDYMYRGEVNISQDQLAALLKAAESLQIKGLSDNRTGGGSSAVAPKPESSQHHRGGKMSGAYTLEQTKRARLATGGAMDTSGDVSGSREGSSSPSRRRRKVRRRSLENDVHDNSNSSVLQAAASNQSILQQTSAGLAVSALVSTQLSGGGSNAAGTSQVPTQQPLTSTNVTKKTESAKLTSSTAAPAHAATATAAGQQQQLQQTSDAINTENVQPQSQGAQGDVGDADDMEEVSAASGGVTSAASGAGASAGAVHTGVVVKQLAAVVDKSSSNHKQKAKDNSVSSVGSEMVIEPKAEYDDDTHDENVEDLTLDEEDMTMEELDQTAGTSQGGEGSSQTYATWQHDRSQDELGLMAQDAQQRDPQDLNYDFKHSVFGSDDVDQDSDNNKERFHCAVCNKSYLRKRHLQRHMRDECIGIPPRFNCEFCSSRFRRKYHMVRHLVSKHGIPPAIAQLTTGSGSRSSSGRDSMSGSVLDLKPGNLGLHMGGDCGASVGSAGSLNDCESPIPENLSLRKENYENENLSGSRCTSPLPPHIGAIPTYGLTGAITAISAAAAVVEEQAAAAAAAAAEAAAMAKNNNDVGGGAGVVAAGGAEGGSATELMNIKPEPVTPSKVQHLMSEDWNMKLGLQIISNSLLKERLMNTMPFAYNNN, from the exons ATGGACGACGATCAGCAGTTCTGCCTGCGCTGGAACAACCACCAGAGCACTCTGATCAGCGTATTCGACACGCTGTTGGAGAACGAGACCCTAGTCGATTGCACGCTCGCCGCCGAGGGCAAGTTCCTCAAGGCCCACAAGGTGGTTCTGTCCGCCTGCAGTCCCTACTTTGCT aCCTTACTCCAAGAACAGTACGACAAGCATCCGATCTTCATACTCAAGGATGTCAAGTACCAGGAGCTCCGCGCCATGATGGACTACATGTACCGTGGCGAGGTCAACATCTCACAGGACCAGCTGGCCGCGCTTCTCAAGGCGGCAGAGTCGCTGCAGATCAAGGGCCTGTCCGATAACCGCACCGGCGGAGGCAGCTCCGCGGTCGCACCCAAGCCAGAGTCCTCGCAGCATCATCGCGGGGGCAAGATGAGCGGCGCCTACACACTGGAACAGACAAAGCGCGCTCGCCTGGCCACGGGCGGAGCAATGGACACCTCTGGGGACGTGTCCGGATCGCGCGAGGGCTCTTCGAGTCCGTCGCGTCGTCGTCGAAAAGTCAGACGCCGCAGCCTTGAGAACG ATGTCCACGACAACTCCAACTCGTCTGTTCTGCAGGCAGCCGCCTCGAATCAGTCTATCCTCCAACAGACAAGCGCAGGCCTCGCCGTCTCCGCCCTGGTCAGCACCCAGCTGTCcggtggcggcagcaacgCGGCCGGCACCAGCCAAGTCCCGACCCAGCAGCCATTGACCAGCACCAACGTTACCAAAAAGACTGAAAGCGCTAAACTAACATCATCGACAGCCGCCCCAGCTCACGCCGCCACTGCGACAGCagccggccagcagcagcagctgcagcagaccaGCGATGCCATCAACACCGAGAACGTACAACCACAGAGCCAAGGCGCCCAAGGCGATGTCGGTGATGCCGATGATATGGAGGAGGTGAGCGCAGCTTCCGGAGGAGTCACTTCGGCGGCCTCAGGCGCCGGTGCGTCCGCTGGAGCCGTACACACTGGTGTCGTGGTCAAGCAACTGGCAGCCGTCGTCGATAAGTCTTCGTCCAATCACAAGCAAAAGGCCAAGGACAACAGCGTGTCGTCCGTGGGCTCAGAAATGGTTATCGAGCCCAAGGCCGAATACGATGATGATACGCACGACGAAAATGTAGAGGACTTGACACTTGACGAGGAGGATATGACAATGGAGGAGCTGGACCAGACGGCCGGCACCAGCCAGGGTGGCGAAGGATCTAGTCAAA CATATGCAACATGGCAACACGACAGATCTCAGGATGAACTCGGACTCATGGCACAGGATGCACAGCAACGGGATCCACAAG ATCTGAACTACGACTTCAAGCACAGCGTGTTCGGCAGCGATGATGTGGACCAGGATTCAGACAATAACAAGGAGCGATTCCACTGCGCGGTGTGCAACAAGAGCTATCTGCGCAAGCGACACCTGCAGCGGCACATGCGCGACGAGTGCATCGGTATACCGCCACGCTTCAACTGTGAATTCTGCAGCTCCCGTTTCCGCCGCAAGTACCACATGGTGCGGCATCTGGTCTCAAAGCATGGCATACCGCCGGCCATCGCACAGCTGACGACAGGCAGTGGGTCGCGCTCGTCAAGCGGCAGGGACAGCATGAGCGGCAGTGTCCTCGATCTGAAGCCCGGAAATCTGGGCCTTCACATGGGCGGCGACTGCGGTGCGAGTGTGGGCAGCGCTGGCTCGCTCAACGACTGCGAGAGTCCCATTCCCGAGAACCTGTCGCTGCGCAAGGAGAACTACGAGAACGAGAACTTGTCCGGTTCGCGTTGCACatcgccgctgccgccacacATCGGAGCTATACCGACGTACGGCCTGACTGGAGCCATAACGGCAATctcggcagctgctgccgtggTCGAAGAGcaggccgccgccgcagctgctgcagccgctgaaGCGGCAGCCATGGCGAAGAATAATAACGATGTCGGTGGAGGAGCCGGCGTGGTGGCGGCAGGTGGCGCCGAGGGGGGATCTGCAACAGAGTTGATGAACATCAAGCCGGAACCGGTAACCCCCAGCAAGGTGCAGCACCTGATGAGCGAGGATTGGAACATGAAGCTGGGCCTGCAGATCATCTCGAATTCGTTGCTCAAGGAGCGACTGATGAACACCATGCCCTTTGCttataacaacaattaa
- the LOC117892026 gene encoding longitudinals lacking protein, isoforms A/B/D/L isoform X24 — protein sequence MDDDQQFCLRWNNHQSTLISVFDTLLENETLVDCTLAAEGKFLKAHKVVLSACSPYFATLLQEQYDKHPIFILKDVKYQELRAMMDYMYRGEVNISQDQLAALLKAAESLQIKGLSDNRTGGGSSAVAPKPESSQHHRGGKMSGAYTLEQTKRARLATGGAMDTSGDVSGSREGSSSPSRRRRKVRRRSLENDVHDNSNSSVLQAAASNQSILQQTSAGLAVSALVSTQLSGGGSNAAGTSQVPTQQPLTSTNVTKKTESAKLTSSTAAPAHAATATAAGQQQQLQQTSDAINTENVQPQSQGAQGDVGDADDMEEVSAASGGVTSAASGAGASAGAVHTGVVVKQLAAVVDKSSSNHKQKAKDNSVSSVGSEMVIEPKAEYDDDTHDENVEDLTLDEEDMTMEELDQTAGTSQGGEGSSQTYATWQHDRSQDELGLMAQDAQQRDPQDFVLTWYQHACDQCGKSYKTRKSLSRHRRFECRFTTERPIFQCPSCNYAAKRSDNLTKHIKTHFAKMKKDFLPLAFQMQASSIQSKWEATA from the exons ATGGACGACGATCAGCAGTTCTGCCTGCGCTGGAACAACCACCAGAGCACTCTGATCAGCGTATTCGACACGCTGTTGGAGAACGAGACCCTAGTCGATTGCACGCTCGCCGCCGAGGGCAAGTTCCTCAAGGCCCACAAGGTGGTTCTGTCCGCCTGCAGTCCCTACTTTGCT aCCTTACTCCAAGAACAGTACGACAAGCATCCGATCTTCATACTCAAGGATGTCAAGTACCAGGAGCTCCGCGCCATGATGGACTACATGTACCGTGGCGAGGTCAACATCTCACAGGACCAGCTGGCCGCGCTTCTCAAGGCGGCAGAGTCGCTGCAGATCAAGGGCCTGTCCGATAACCGCACCGGCGGAGGCAGCTCCGCGGTCGCACCCAAGCCAGAGTCCTCGCAGCATCATCGCGGGGGCAAGATGAGCGGCGCCTACACACTGGAACAGACAAAGCGCGCTCGCCTGGCCACGGGCGGAGCAATGGACACCTCTGGGGACGTGTCCGGATCGCGCGAGGGCTCTTCGAGTCCGTCGCGTCGTCGTCGAAAAGTCAGACGCCGCAGCCTTGAGAACG ATGTCCACGACAACTCCAACTCGTCTGTTCTGCAGGCAGCCGCCTCGAATCAGTCTATCCTCCAACAGACAAGCGCAGGCCTCGCCGTCTCCGCCCTGGTCAGCACCCAGCTGTCcggtggcggcagcaacgCGGCCGGCACCAGCCAAGTCCCGACCCAGCAGCCATTGACCAGCACCAACGTTACCAAAAAGACTGAAAGCGCTAAACTAACATCATCGACAGCCGCCCCAGCTCACGCCGCCACTGCGACAGCagccggccagcagcagcagctgcagcagaccaGCGATGCCATCAACACCGAGAACGTACAACCACAGAGCCAAGGCGCCCAAGGCGATGTCGGTGATGCCGATGATATGGAGGAGGTGAGCGCAGCTTCCGGAGGAGTCACTTCGGCGGCCTCAGGCGCCGGTGCGTCCGCTGGAGCCGTACACACTGGTGTCGTGGTCAAGCAACTGGCAGCCGTCGTCGATAAGTCTTCGTCCAATCACAAGCAAAAGGCCAAGGACAACAGCGTGTCGTCCGTGGGCTCAGAAATGGTTATCGAGCCCAAGGCCGAATACGATGATGATACGCACGACGAAAATGTAGAGGACTTGACACTTGACGAGGAGGATATGACAATGGAGGAGCTGGACCAGACGGCCGGCACCAGCCAGGGTGGCGAAGGATCTAGTCAAA CATATGCAACATGGCAACACGACAGATCTCAGGATGAACTCGGACTCATGGCACAGGATGCACAGCAACGGGATCCACAAG aTTTCGTCCTGACCTGGTACCAGCACGCCTGCGACCAGTGCGGCAAATCCTACAAGACCCGCAAGAGTCTCAGCCGCCACCGACGTTTCGAGTGCCGCTTCACGACCGAGCGGCCAATCTTCCAGTGTCCCAGCTGCAATTATGCGGCCAAGCGGAGCGACAATCTTACCAAGCACATCAAGACCCATTTTGCCAAGATGAAAAAGGACTTTCTGCCATTGGCCTTCCAAATGCAGGCCTCCAGCATTCAGAGCAAGTGGGAGGCCACCGCATAA
- the LOC117892026 gene encoding longitudinals lacking protein, isoforms H/M/V isoform X14 — MDDDQQFCLRWNNHQSTLISVFDTLLENETLVDCTLAAEGKFLKAHKVVLSACSPYFATLLQEQYDKHPIFILKDVKYQELRAMMDYMYRGEVNISQDQLAALLKAAESLQIKGLSDNRTGGGSSAVAPKPESSQHHRGGKMSGAYTLEQTKRARLATGGAMDTSGDVSGSREGSSSPSRRRRKVRRRSLENDVHDNSNSSVLQAAASNQSILQQTSAGLAVSALVSTQLSGGGSNAAGTSQVPTQQPLTSTNVTKKTESAKLTSSTAAPAHAATATAAGQQQQLQQTSDAINTENVQPQSQGAQGDVGDADDMEEVSAASGGVTSAASGAGASAGAVHTGVVVKQLAAVVDKSSSNHKQKAKDNSVSSVGSEMVIEPKAEYDDDTHDENVEDLTLDEEDMTMEELDQTAGTSQGGEGSSQTYATWQHDRSQDELGLMAQDAQQRDPQDLRTLYCNFATAVVAAASAATKTPAAATTADCSSSSNHSNSNNHSNSNNCHVGGEICEPEVTIRRMYKCGHASQSEAATLNHLQPGGSNNLHCIARNCGSCQMSAFQVASMFKSSMRSAATTTATTTTTTTSQPCLLMCSSKTKLQQKNTHPSSTPATTVQINLVVLFFYLK, encoded by the exons ATGGACGACGATCAGCAGTTCTGCCTGCGCTGGAACAACCACCAGAGCACTCTGATCAGCGTATTCGACACGCTGTTGGAGAACGAGACCCTAGTCGATTGCACGCTCGCCGCCGAGGGCAAGTTCCTCAAGGCCCACAAGGTGGTTCTGTCCGCCTGCAGTCCCTACTTTGCT aCCTTACTCCAAGAACAGTACGACAAGCATCCGATCTTCATACTCAAGGATGTCAAGTACCAGGAGCTCCGCGCCATGATGGACTACATGTACCGTGGCGAGGTCAACATCTCACAGGACCAGCTGGCCGCGCTTCTCAAGGCGGCAGAGTCGCTGCAGATCAAGGGCCTGTCCGATAACCGCACCGGCGGAGGCAGCTCCGCGGTCGCACCCAAGCCAGAGTCCTCGCAGCATCATCGCGGGGGCAAGATGAGCGGCGCCTACACACTGGAACAGACAAAGCGCGCTCGCCTGGCCACGGGCGGAGCAATGGACACCTCTGGGGACGTGTCCGGATCGCGCGAGGGCTCTTCGAGTCCGTCGCGTCGTCGTCGAAAAGTCAGACGCCGCAGCCTTGAGAACG ATGTCCACGACAACTCCAACTCGTCTGTTCTGCAGGCAGCCGCCTCGAATCAGTCTATCCTCCAACAGACAAGCGCAGGCCTCGCCGTCTCCGCCCTGGTCAGCACCCAGCTGTCcggtggcggcagcaacgCGGCCGGCACCAGCCAAGTCCCGACCCAGCAGCCATTGACCAGCACCAACGTTACCAAAAAGACTGAAAGCGCTAAACTAACATCATCGACAGCCGCCCCAGCTCACGCCGCCACTGCGACAGCagccggccagcagcagcagctgcagcagaccaGCGATGCCATCAACACCGAGAACGTACAACCACAGAGCCAAGGCGCCCAAGGCGATGTCGGTGATGCCGATGATATGGAGGAGGTGAGCGCAGCTTCCGGAGGAGTCACTTCGGCGGCCTCAGGCGCCGGTGCGTCCGCTGGAGCCGTACACACTGGTGTCGTGGTCAAGCAACTGGCAGCCGTCGTCGATAAGTCTTCGTCCAATCACAAGCAAAAGGCCAAGGACAACAGCGTGTCGTCCGTGGGCTCAGAAATGGTTATCGAGCCCAAGGCCGAATACGATGATGATACGCACGACGAAAATGTAGAGGACTTGACACTTGACGAGGAGGATATGACAATGGAGGAGCTGGACCAGACGGCCGGCACCAGCCAGGGTGGCGAAGGATCTAGTCAAA CATATGCAACATGGCAACACGACAGATCTCAGGATGAACTCGGACTCATGGCACAGGATGCACAGCAACGGGATCCACAAG ATTTAAGGACGCTTTACTGTAATTTTGCCACGGCAGTTGTGGCGGCAGCCAGTGCGGCCACAAagacgccagcagcagcaacaacagctgactgcagcagcagcagcaatcacagcaacagcaacaatcacagcaacagcaacaactgccaTGTGGGAGGGGAGATTTGTGAGCCAGAGGTGACGATACGCAGAATGTACAAGTGCGGCCACGCCAGCCAGAGTGAGGCGGCAACATTAAATCACCTACAGCcaggaggcagcaacaacctcCACTGCATTGCCAGGAACTGCGGCAGCTGTCAGATGTCTGCCTTCCAGGTGGCGAGCATGTTCAAGAGCAGCATGCGCAGTGCGGCAACCACCACAG
- the LOC117892026 gene encoding longitudinals lacking protein, isoforms H/M/V isoform X13, which produces MDDDQQFCLRWNNHQSTLISVFDTLLENETLVDCTLAAEGKFLKAHKVVLSACSPYFATLLQEQYDKHPIFILKDVKYQELRAMMDYMYRGEVNISQDQLAALLKAAESLQIKGLSDNRTGGGSSAVAPKPESSQHHRGGKMSGAYTLEQTKRARLATGGAMDTSGDVSGSREGSSSPSRRRRKVRRRSLENDVHDNSNSSVLQAAASNQSILQQTSAGLAVSALVSTQLSGGGSNAAGTSQVPTQQPLTSTNVTKKTESAKLTSSTAAPAHAATATAAGQQQQLQQTSDAINTENVQPQSQGAQGDVGDADDMEEVSAASGGVTSAASGAGASAGAVHTGVVVKQLAAVVDKSSSNHKQKAKDNSVSSVGSEMVIEPKAEYDDDTHDENVEDLTLDEEDMTMEELDQTAGTSQGGEGSSQTYATWQHDRSQDELGLMAQDAQQRDPQDLRTLYCNFATAVVAAASAATKTPAAATTADCSSSSNHSNSNNHSNSNNCHVGGEICEPEVTIRRMYKCGHASQSEAATLNHLQPGGSNNLHCIARNCGSCQMSAFQVASMFKSSMRSAATTTAAIKPQRNHIAAAVAGVIANNSNSNSINNNCATAATKKSSIQFHCEFCSFSCTWRYDLKLHLRQKHGIHQLKKV; this is translated from the exons ATGGACGACGATCAGCAGTTCTGCCTGCGCTGGAACAACCACCAGAGCACTCTGATCAGCGTATTCGACACGCTGTTGGAGAACGAGACCCTAGTCGATTGCACGCTCGCCGCCGAGGGCAAGTTCCTCAAGGCCCACAAGGTGGTTCTGTCCGCCTGCAGTCCCTACTTTGCT aCCTTACTCCAAGAACAGTACGACAAGCATCCGATCTTCATACTCAAGGATGTCAAGTACCAGGAGCTCCGCGCCATGATGGACTACATGTACCGTGGCGAGGTCAACATCTCACAGGACCAGCTGGCCGCGCTTCTCAAGGCGGCAGAGTCGCTGCAGATCAAGGGCCTGTCCGATAACCGCACCGGCGGAGGCAGCTCCGCGGTCGCACCCAAGCCAGAGTCCTCGCAGCATCATCGCGGGGGCAAGATGAGCGGCGCCTACACACTGGAACAGACAAAGCGCGCTCGCCTGGCCACGGGCGGAGCAATGGACACCTCTGGGGACGTGTCCGGATCGCGCGAGGGCTCTTCGAGTCCGTCGCGTCGTCGTCGAAAAGTCAGACGCCGCAGCCTTGAGAACG ATGTCCACGACAACTCCAACTCGTCTGTTCTGCAGGCAGCCGCCTCGAATCAGTCTATCCTCCAACAGACAAGCGCAGGCCTCGCCGTCTCCGCCCTGGTCAGCACCCAGCTGTCcggtggcggcagcaacgCGGCCGGCACCAGCCAAGTCCCGACCCAGCAGCCATTGACCAGCACCAACGTTACCAAAAAGACTGAAAGCGCTAAACTAACATCATCGACAGCCGCCCCAGCTCACGCCGCCACTGCGACAGCagccggccagcagcagcagctgcagcagaccaGCGATGCCATCAACACCGAGAACGTACAACCACAGAGCCAAGGCGCCCAAGGCGATGTCGGTGATGCCGATGATATGGAGGAGGTGAGCGCAGCTTCCGGAGGAGTCACTTCGGCGGCCTCAGGCGCCGGTGCGTCCGCTGGAGCCGTACACACTGGTGTCGTGGTCAAGCAACTGGCAGCCGTCGTCGATAAGTCTTCGTCCAATCACAAGCAAAAGGCCAAGGACAACAGCGTGTCGTCCGTGGGCTCAGAAATGGTTATCGAGCCCAAGGCCGAATACGATGATGATACGCACGACGAAAATGTAGAGGACTTGACACTTGACGAGGAGGATATGACAATGGAGGAGCTGGACCAGACGGCCGGCACCAGCCAGGGTGGCGAAGGATCTAGTCAAA CATATGCAACATGGCAACACGACAGATCTCAGGATGAACTCGGACTCATGGCACAGGATGCACAGCAACGGGATCCACAAG ATTTAAGGACGCTTTACTGTAATTTTGCCACGGCAGTTGTGGCGGCAGCCAGTGCGGCCACAAagacgccagcagcagcaacaacagctgactgcagcagcagcagcaatcacagcaacagcaacaatcacagcaacagcaacaactgccaTGTGGGAGGGGAGATTTGTGAGCCAGAGGTGACGATACGCAGAATGTACAAGTGCGGCCACGCCAGCCAGAGTGAGGCGGCAACATTAAATCACCTACAGCcaggaggcagcaacaacctcCACTGCATTGCCAGGAACTGCGGCAGCTGTCAGATGTCTGCCTTCCAGGTGGCGAGCATGTTCAAGAGCAGCATGCGCAGTGCGGCAACCACCACAGCTGCCATTAAGCCGCAACGAAATCATattgctgcagcagtggctggTGTTatagcaaacaacagcaacagcaacagcatcaacaacaactgtgccacagcagccacaaaaaagtCTAGCATACAGTTCCACTGTGAGTtttgcagcttcagctgcaccTGGCGCTACGACTTGAAGCTGCATCTCAGGCAAAAGCACGGCATCCACCAGCTAAAGAAGGTCTAG
- the LOC117892026 gene encoding longitudinals lacking protein, isoforms H/M/V isoform X18 yields the protein MDDDQQFCLRWNNHQSTLISVFDTLLENETLVDCTLAAEGKFLKAHKVVLSACSPYFATLLQEQYDKHPIFILKDVKYQELRAMMDYMYRGEVNISQDQLAALLKAAESLQIKGLSDNRTGGGSSAVAPKPESSQHHRGGKMSGAYTLEQTKRARLATGGAMDTSGDVSGSREGSSSPSRRRRKVRRRSLENDVHDNSNSSVLQAAASNQSILQQTSAGLAVSALVSTQLSGGGSNAAGTSQVPTQQPLTSTNVTKKTESAKLTSSTAAPAHAATATAAGQQQQLQQTSDAINTENVQPQSQGAQGDVGDADDMEEVSAASGGVTSAASGAGASAGAVHTGVVVKQLAAVVDKSSSNHKQKAKDNSVSSVGSEMVIEPKAEYDDDTHDENVEDLTLDEEDMTMEELDQTAGTSQGGEGSSQTYATWQHDRSQDELGLMAQDAQQRDPQDVSTKTVVLPHYSIYYYYSKTTTYVPYHSITTLCEAAAGRGYLGLAWGRPHIRHGLATAASEAQKKKVCHLQYYLLSLLSFLYTYIYSTIYIFVMCKLSPRIVFCLGSNLIYQHIHLHNHTQLPTVQCELEQKGRSFRFSPSSVSHCICTL from the exons ATGGACGACGATCAGCAGTTCTGCCTGCGCTGGAACAACCACCAGAGCACTCTGATCAGCGTATTCGACACGCTGTTGGAGAACGAGACCCTAGTCGATTGCACGCTCGCCGCCGAGGGCAAGTTCCTCAAGGCCCACAAGGTGGTTCTGTCCGCCTGCAGTCCCTACTTTGCT aCCTTACTCCAAGAACAGTACGACAAGCATCCGATCTTCATACTCAAGGATGTCAAGTACCAGGAGCTCCGCGCCATGATGGACTACATGTACCGTGGCGAGGTCAACATCTCACAGGACCAGCTGGCCGCGCTTCTCAAGGCGGCAGAGTCGCTGCAGATCAAGGGCCTGTCCGATAACCGCACCGGCGGAGGCAGCTCCGCGGTCGCACCCAAGCCAGAGTCCTCGCAGCATCATCGCGGGGGCAAGATGAGCGGCGCCTACACACTGGAACAGACAAAGCGCGCTCGCCTGGCCACGGGCGGAGCAATGGACACCTCTGGGGACGTGTCCGGATCGCGCGAGGGCTCTTCGAGTCCGTCGCGTCGTCGTCGAAAAGTCAGACGCCGCAGCCTTGAGAACG ATGTCCACGACAACTCCAACTCGTCTGTTCTGCAGGCAGCCGCCTCGAATCAGTCTATCCTCCAACAGACAAGCGCAGGCCTCGCCGTCTCCGCCCTGGTCAGCACCCAGCTGTCcggtggcggcagcaacgCGGCCGGCACCAGCCAAGTCCCGACCCAGCAGCCATTGACCAGCACCAACGTTACCAAAAAGACTGAAAGCGCTAAACTAACATCATCGACAGCCGCCCCAGCTCACGCCGCCACTGCGACAGCagccggccagcagcagcagctgcagcagaccaGCGATGCCATCAACACCGAGAACGTACAACCACAGAGCCAAGGCGCCCAAGGCGATGTCGGTGATGCCGATGATATGGAGGAGGTGAGCGCAGCTTCCGGAGGAGTCACTTCGGCGGCCTCAGGCGCCGGTGCGTCCGCTGGAGCCGTACACACTGGTGTCGTGGTCAAGCAACTGGCAGCCGTCGTCGATAAGTCTTCGTCCAATCACAAGCAAAAGGCCAAGGACAACAGCGTGTCGTCCGTGGGCTCAGAAATGGTTATCGAGCCCAAGGCCGAATACGATGATGATACGCACGACGAAAATGTAGAGGACTTGACACTTGACGAGGAGGATATGACAATGGAGGAGCTGGACCAGACGGCCGGCACCAGCCAGGGTGGCGAAGGATCTAGTCAAA CATATGCAACATGGCAACACGACAGATCTCAGGATGAACTCGGACTCATGGCACAGGATGCACAGCAACGGGATCCACAAG ATGTCTCTACAAAAACTGTTGTACTACCCCACTACTCCatctactactactactccAAAACTACTACCTATGTACCGTACCACTCAATCACTACTCTCTGTGAGGCGGCGGCTGGCAGAGGGTATCTGGGTCTGGCCTGGGGACGACCGCACATCCGTCATGGCTTGGCTACTGCAGCGAGCGAAgcgcaaaagaaaaaagtctGTCACTTACAGTATTATCTACTATCTCTACTATcgtttttatatacatatatatattctacGATATATATCTTTGTTATGTGTAAACTCTCGCCTCGAATTGTTTTTTGTCTGGGTTCAAACTTGATCTACCAACACATACACCTACACAACCACACCCAACTCCCTACGGTACAGTGCGAATTGGAACAGAAAGGAAGATCATTTAGATTTTCTCCAAGTTCTGTTTCGCACTGTATTTGTACCCTGTAA